From a region of the Thiomicrorhabdus sp. genome:
- a CDS encoding dicarboxylate/amino acid:cation symporter, translated as MKLALHWQILIALVLAASMGAYTGTEGTILGIHWLAIYTFIGTLFLNALKMIVVPLVVSAIITGISSVGSQGGFGRLGMKTLGYYVATSFIAILIGLVLVNIIQPGVTGNPPPQIEANEHITQAVQGKSAGDVVEVFLRMIPTNIVNAASQGQMLGLIFFSLLFGFFMTQLKGEVANTMNNFWQGIFDVMMLITGLVMKFAPLGVFGLVAASVAKTGFDQFGNLALFFMTVVAALSIHFFVVMPIILRVFGGIKNPWLHYQAMAPALLTAFSTSSSSSTLPVSLNAVEHRAGVSNRVTSFVLPLGATVNMDGTALYECVAAIFIAQLFGVQLDFATQLLIVFVALTTSIGVAGIPSASLVAISIILVAVGLPAEAIGLLLVVDRLLDMMRTAVNIFSDSVGAVVIAKSEGEKNILVSKEF; from the coding sequence ATGAAACTTGCATTGCATTGGCAGATTTTAATTGCATTAGTTTTAGCCGCTTCAATGGGGGCATATACGGGTACAGAAGGCACTATTTTAGGCATTCATTGGTTGGCAATTTATACCTTTATAGGCACTTTATTTTTGAATGCTTTAAAGATGATTGTTGTGCCATTAGTTGTGTCAGCCATTATTACAGGTATTTCGAGTGTTGGTAGCCAAGGTGGTTTTGGCCGCTTAGGTATGAAAACACTAGGTTATTACGTTGCCACCAGTTTTATAGCTATTTTAATAGGCCTGGTCTTAGTCAATATTATTCAACCAGGTGTAACAGGAAACCCTCCACCTCAAATTGAAGCTAATGAGCATATTACTCAAGCGGTTCAAGGTAAATCAGCTGGTGATGTGGTTGAGGTTTTTTTAAGAATGATACCTACTAATATTGTGAACGCGGCTTCACAAGGTCAGATGCTAGGTTTGATATTTTTTAGCTTGTTGTTTGGCTTTTTTATGACGCAGCTTAAAGGTGAAGTAGCTAATACTATGAATAACTTTTGGCAGGGAATTTTTGATGTCATGATGTTAATTACAGGTTTAGTCATGAAGTTTGCTCCCCTAGGTGTTTTTGGCCTAGTAGCCGCTTCGGTTGCTAAAACAGGGTTTGATCAATTTGGTAATCTTGCTCTATTTTTTATGACAGTAGTGGCGGCACTGTCAATTCATTTCTTTGTGGTTATGCCGATTATTCTGAGAGTGTTTGGCGGTATTAAAAACCCATGGTTACACTATCAAGCAATGGCACCTGCATTGTTAACCGCATTTTCAACTAGCTCATCGTCTTCTACGCTACCTGTTTCATTAAATGCCGTTGAGCACAGAGCAGGGGTGTCTAACCGTGTAACAAGTTTTGTATTGCCATTAGGGGCTACTGTTAATATGGATGGTACCGCTCTTTATGAATGTGTAGCTGCTATTTTTATTGCTCAGCTTTTTGGTGTACAACTAGACTTTGCCACTCAATTGTTAATTGTATTTGTTGCCTTGACGACCTCAATTGGTGTAGCAGGCATTCCATCAGCAAGTTTGGTGGCAATCAGTATTATTTTAGTAGCAGTAGGGCTTCCTGCAGAAGCAATTGGCTTATTATTAGTAGTCGATCGATTATTAGATATGATGCGAACAGCGGTGAATATCTTTAGTGATTCAGTAGGTGCTGTCGTTATTGCTAAATCAGAAGGTGAGAAAAATATTCTGGTTTCTAAAGAATTTTAG
- a CDS encoding rhodanese-like domain-containing protein: MFIPCDDAKRLVKEKNAQLVDVRTPEEFAMSKLPGAINIPLQDIDRVGESMLDADLPVIVFCRSGQRSHMAMQILLSQNFSEVYNLGSFMSWHQCPDL, encoded by the coding sequence ATGTTTATTCCATGCGATGATGCAAAACGTTTAGTAAAAGAAAAAAATGCACAGTTGGTTGATGTAAGAACTCCTGAAGAGTTTGCTATGAGTAAACTACCTGGCGCGATCAATATCCCGCTTCAAGATATTGACCGTGTTGGAGAGAGCATGTTAGATGCGGATTTACCAGTAATTGTATTCTGTCGTTCAGGGCAACGTTCACATATGGCAATGCAAATTTTGTTGTCGCAAAATTTTTCCGAGGTCTATAACCTCGGTTCATTTATGTCTTGGCATCAATGTCCAGATCTATAG
- a CDS encoding phosphatidylglycerophosphatase A, which produces MSNKSPRIPSFSELRQHPLLMLGFGFGSGLSPKGPGTAGTLLGLLLFLPVLLWSEIAAWILLTIGLFAGSYICGKSSEYMQVHDHGGIVWDEFVGIWLVLIMLPLQNWQYWVLAFVVFRVFDIFKPWPIKTVDEKVSGGFGIMLDDVLAAIYSIILIWAVFLLMASR; this is translated from the coding sequence ATGTCTAATAAATCCCCACGTATTCCTAGTTTCTCTGAGTTAAGACAACATCCATTATTAATGCTTGGTTTTGGTTTTGGCTCAGGTTTATCTCCAAAAGGACCAGGTACTGCGGGAACTCTTTTAGGCTTACTTTTGTTTCTCCCTGTTTTGTTATGGTCAGAAATTGCAGCATGGATTTTATTAACGATAGGCTTATTTGCTGGGAGCTATATTTGCGGTAAATCATCAGAATATATGCAAGTGCATGATCACGGTGGCATTGTTTGGGATGAGTTTGTAGGTATTTGGTTAGTATTGATTATGCTTCCGTTACAAAACTGGCAGTATTGGGTACTAGCATTTGTTGTTTTTAGAGTATTTGATATCTTTAAGCCTTGGCCAATCAAAACGGTTGATGAAAAAGTTTCAGGCGGGTTTGGTATTATGCTTGATGATGTATTGGCCGCGATTTATTCTATTATCCTAATTTGGGCTGTTTTTTTATTAATGGCGAGCCGTTAA